The DNA window GCAACTGTGCCGTTCGTCCTCGTGAACGAGCCGGGAGATGTCACTCCGGGCCACGCGGTCCCCGCCGACGACCTTGAAGCAGCAGTGAAGGAGCTTGTGCAATGAGACACCGCATTGAAGTACTTCATGGCGTGAACCTGAACATGCTCGGAGTGCGACCGGCCGAGCACTACGGCACGTCGACGCTCTCCGAGATCGAGTTCAAAGTTGATGGATTTGCCGAAGAGCTGGGAATCGAGGTGGCAACTTTTCAGACCAACAGCGAGCGCGAGTACGTCGAGCGGCTCCACCGCGCCCGCGAGGTCGACGACGGCTTGATCCTCAACCCCGGAGCCTGGACCCACTACAGCTGGGCGATTCGCGACGCGCTGGAGATCTCCGGCCTTCCCGCAGTAGAAGTTCATCTGTCAGATGTCGACAAGCGCGAGGACTGGCGCAAGCAGTCGGTGATAAAGGACCTATGCGTTGCGACCATCTCTGGCAAGGGTGTTGACGGCTACAAGGATGCACTCGTGGCGCTCGCCGCGAAGCTGGAGCGGGACGGCGGCGCGTGAGCGCCGAACCGCCGCGGATCAAGCGCGTGCGCGCTGCGCTGATCGAGCGCGATCTCGACGCGCTTCTGGTCACGAACAGCAGTAACGTCCGGTATTTGTCCGGCTTCACGGGCACGAATGGAACGCTCATCGTGAGTCAGAGCAGCGCGATTCTGTTGACGGACTTCCGCTACATCGTGCAGGCCAAAGACCAGGCCGAGTACTTCGAAGTCGTCGACGGCGGTACGGACCCGCGAAAGAAGTTGATCGAGGCATTCGACCCCGCCAAGACCGTGGGTTTTGACGACGCAGATTTGCGCGTGAAGTTTCACGCGGGCTTGCTCAAGGAACTGCCCGAGGGCGTTTCGCTCGAATCGACCTCCGGGCTCGTGGAGGCGATCCGCGCAGTGAAGGATGACCACGAGATCGACGCAATCGCGCGCGCCGCGCTGATTGCCGACTCGATCTATGTTTCGCTGGCGGCCGAAGGACTGATCGGCCGCACGGAACTCGACGTCGCCTGGCGAATTGAAGTACTGGCGCGCGAAGGCGGTGCGAGCGGACTCTCTTTTCCATCGATCGTCGCTGCCGGACCGCACGGAGCGCTTCCACACGCTGAGCCGCGCGACGTCGCGATCGAGGCCGGGCAGTTGGTCGTGCTTGACCTGGGCGTTGTCCACGGCGGATATTGCTCGGATTGCACGAGAACCTTCGCCACTGGACCAGTCTCGGCTTCGGCGCGCGCTGCATACGAACTCGTACTCGACGCGCAGAAGAAGGCATTGGCCGGCGTGCTCGTAGAGGCCGACTGCAAGGAAGTGGACGCGATCGCCCGAGATGTGATCAGTGCCGACGGGATGGGGGACAAGTTCGGTCACAGCCTTGGTCATGGCGTCGGTATTGAGGTGCACGAAATGCCCACGCTTTCGAGCCGGTCCGAGGGGCGCCTCGCGGCTGGCAACGTTGTCACCGTTGAGCCCGGGGTGTACGTCGAGGGCGAATTTGGCGTGCGTATCGAGGACCTCGTTGTGGTGACGAACGACGGCCCGCGGGTGTTGACACCGTTCACAAAGGAACTCGTCACAGTCGACTAACCACTACACGAAACGATGTAGAGTTTCATCCACAATCCACCCTGGAGGGGTAAGAACTTGAGCAAGAGCAGTCGTTGGGCGTTGGCACTGATTGGCGTCGTGATTGTCATCGTCGGCGCCATCTTGATCGGCACCGGGGGCGACAACAGGGACGCAATTCAAGAGCCCTCCACCGAGGCAACGGCCGGCACCGGTGCAGCTAAGTCGGATCCCGGGGCATCCCCAAGCGGCTCGACCGGCTCTGACGAAGGCGGCGGATCGGGCAGCGGCACAGGCGATGGAACTGGCAGTGGAGGCGCCAGCCCGAGTGACCCTGGCGAGGACAGCGGCGGCGCGAGCCCGGGAAAGACGGACGACAGTGGCGGCGGAGCCGACGCGCAGATCGATGTCGTCTCCCCAGTCCTCACGGCCAGCAAAGTTCAGACGATCAACGTTGTCAGGGGTGAGTCCGTCGCGATCCTCGCCAAGGCGTCCAGCACCGGGGAGCTGCACGTCCATGGATACGACAAAGAGACCTCGCTCAAGCCGGATGAGGTTGTGCGAGCGAAGTTCAAAGCCACGATCGACGGCGAGTTTCCGATCGAGTTTCACCTGCCCGCTGGGGACCAGGCAGAGGTCGGGATCCTCCTGGTCAGTCCGTGAATCTGACGGCGATCCCGCTCGCCCACGGGCTCG is part of the Solirubrobacterales bacterium genome and encodes:
- a CDS encoding 3-dehydroquinate dehydratase, whose translation is MRHRIEVLHGVNLNMLGVRPAEHYGTSTLSEIEFKVDGFAEELGIEVATFQTNSEREYVERLHRAREVDDGLILNPGAWTHYSWAIRDALEISGLPAVEVHLSDVDKREDWRKQSVIKDLCVATISGKGVDGYKDALVALAAKLERDGGA
- a CDS encoding aminopeptidase P family protein, with protein sequence MSAEPPRIKRVRAALIERDLDALLVTNSSNVRYLSGFTGTNGTLIVSQSSAILLTDFRYIVQAKDQAEYFEVVDGGTDPRKKLIEAFDPAKTVGFDDADLRVKFHAGLLKELPEGVSLESTSGLVEAIRAVKDDHEIDAIARAALIADSIYVSLAAEGLIGRTELDVAWRIEVLAREGGASGLSFPSIVAAGPHGALPHAEPRDVAIEAGQLVVLDLGVVHGGYCSDCTRTFATGPVSASARAAYELVLDAQKKALAGVLVEADCKEVDAIARDVISADGMGDKFGHSLGHGVGIEVHEMPTLSSRSEGRLAAGNVVTVEPGVYVEGEFGVRIEDLVVVTNDGPRVLTPFTKELVTVD